One window of Siniperca chuatsi isolate FFG_IHB_CAS linkage group LG19, ASM2008510v1, whole genome shotgun sequence genomic DNA carries:
- the gpr12 gene encoding G-protein coupled receptor 12, whose product MSEESAVTPSWLTPDPTAWGSGGGGPMDNSTALGTFTPDSLPPSQLPLLVNPWDIVLCSSGTLIACENALVVLVIWQNPALRAPMFLLIGSLALADLLAGLGLVLHFTCAYLLRSDSAQLLTVGLVVASFSASVFSLLAITIDRYLSLYYALTYNSERTAAFTYTMLVLLWGLSLCLGLLPVTGVNCLAEEATCSVVRPLTKNNIAVLSVSFLLLFGLMLQLYVQICKIVMRHAHQIALQHHFLAATPHYVTTRKGVSTLAIILGTFAACWMPFTVYSLIADYTYPPLYTYATLVPATYNSVINPVIYAFRNQEIQKALWLVCCGCVPASVAQRARTPSDV is encoded by the coding sequence ATGAGTGAAGAGTCAGCGGTCACCCCCAGCTGGCTGACCCCTGACCCCACAGCATGGGGAAGTGGAGGCGGGGGACCGATGGACAACAGCACCGCCCTGGGGACGTTTACACCGGACTCCCTCCCGCCCAGCCAGCTGCCCCTGCTGGTCAACCCCTGGGACATTGTGCTGTGCTCATCTGGGACTCTGATAGCCTGTGAGAACGCCCTAGTGGTGCTGGTGATCTGGCAGAATCCGGCGCTCAGAGCTCCCATGTTCTTGCTGATTGGCAGCCTGGCGCTGGCCGACCTGCTGGCCGGCCTGGGCCTGGTGCTTCACTTCACCTGTGCCTACTTGCTTCGTTCCGACTCGGCCCAGTTGCTGACCGTGGGCCTGGTGGTGGCCTCCTTCTCCGCCTCCGTCTTCAGCCTGCTGGCTATCACAATTGACCGCTACCTGTCACTGTACTATGCCCTCACCTACAACTCAGAGCGGACAGCGGCCTTCACCTACACCATGCTGGTGCTGCTGTGGGGCCTCTCCCTGTGTCTGGGCCTGCTGCCGGTCACAGGGGTCAACTGCCTGGCAGAGGAGGCTACATGCAGCGTGGTGCGGCCactcacaaaaaacaacatcGCAGTGCTGTCCGTCTCCTTCCTGCTGCTCTTCGGCCTCATGCTGCAACTCTACGTCCAGATCTGCAAGATTGTGATGCGCCACGCTCACCAGATCGCCCTTCAGCACCACTTCCTGGCTGCCACACCCCACTACGTCACAACACGGAAGGGCGTGTCCACGCTGGCCATCATCCTGGGTACCTTTGCTGCCTGCTGGATGCCATTCACTGTCTACTCTCTCATCGCTGACTACACCTACCCTCCACTCTACACCTACGCCACACTGGTGCCTGCCACCTACAACTCCGTCATCAACCCGGTCATCTACGCCTTTAGGAACCAGGAGATCCAGAAGGCGCTGTGGCTGGTGTGCTGCGGCTGTGTGCCTGCCAGCGTGGCACAGCGTGCACGGACCCCTAGTGACGTCTGA